One part of the Papilio machaon chromosome 5, ilPapMach1.1, whole genome shotgun sequence genome encodes these proteins:
- the LOC106714523 gene encoding flocculation protein FLO11-like isoform X11, whose protein sequence is MRAGVWSAAALLLLAAVTAALRTAQVEGVRNSRRLSNFDSRGSTSTEKIDDAQPTFRSRSYRRRDETSTPVARDITRSKSRNRAPEPLTSNAVTEQSPTDNGRNERFDSRRTNRIRSRPIESQNAVTTFPSRDSTVNNKARQSNRRSQYTTTTVSSLAPSSSVTSNFRRDVNRRAQTTTTEAVTILSSPTLDEFKSEITASSFDDFTRTVPKEEDITTVQFKKRSTTAKSVEVETQASTKAPRTRGRVSPKTNIKLDDMASSGATNILSISENNLIVEKSSEDAKKSRKLRYRTRLSETDTNLTGEGITTSNEIIKTSRKQLKQPESRTTTLAPTERKVQRNVERNSSKSSIVKSMRVVRRPVSRGNENGTTLPKVKTSDEIGDDDNYPASFKAIIQAKNASTQVSSPPSESLSVKATHTAINTNTKTSLPSNTSIESNNFTRLRSKLNTTENDVKNGDEKLSDSPLDSPKLKSEEYKLRGTYSSRPRKVKTENLKTTTTTSSPNAVKTSYKYTRKLRTTTSSPVDFKSSESPRKFKRFESGQSPQTASRPLYSRTKIGKNIDKPAETVTDDSSRNNLNTSVLNNSVKLPRTSYYSRLRNNVKNGITTTAESANTDINNPFKAAKKTENTAETPLIYTMLNKQTKAMSEETNSDTKGEFLLAVSSKESQENNVETDPVTNAEESENMPVINVFSTTQKYHANYKDQGLGNDRQKNEYVATSATPVIRNIQTRKYTRKIFKSKENVESSSVNPVSKSKERALRKYSDTFSKTTEASTNGITTDPEKPKSRFSSKYRASNLDKPFYKPTVPTVTTTTAWLKFFVTDRQLTKSIKEPKWFDGNDFNDDTTELISRQNATTMAFTHQSSELEVGEEILLGPDMNAISFTQTRSALSSADLRLSESLEKPSQVMNVEASNHSPSVTVSIFDALAEILTSTPRIQISTTTDVPQQTFTDSVVKQTLNSVSSNNNVNSVSDFSSQGTSTSTESLTTITTVQNTDQTTPTVLNRLSVEESVSTSLNMKENTMSTNNPQTTLTPTPTTPISARRPFAIKVLYSDTERPTDVPMTSSKSTTKWSTTENTKMIPTSALNLNDSSSFGITTATIKPSAEKSTASHVLNLRTTTMLPSIHEILLNSLSSATKEEMVISSMKSSTPEPRILTLDIDPETKQIRTEKPNDGQGNTVFKFIPIDEITVPPQETNVLTLASTKAPSKSNNEKEVQIVTPISVMEINSPTPEIQTSLKNIDEPTTTVQPTVGTPNVITLADNNIQSTMITSTTNPITTVQPKIESTTSNLRTTTFNSIENSNTITTTVKNVITTFEPTTERYIPDLLTTLTTTSMPLVTTTDIPSTTESVPVPNNSIFTTTEMTKTATDDIQGNNNINQENANLLQMLQSILSTNTKSSSSQEIDQMKLLQALLLSAKDNVKDKQKSLQTTTVRTIQDEIRQFEEDTKFLKALLQATGRDPAELNIPNLNDIKPTLAVTTTMKPITTTTQAPAPTTTSVIKSTTSIAEDLKKIKEDTQLLQALLQATGQTVDTLNLPVISGITSNVRIASNPRTTSIESNPTTPMNVRPIYTTIQSTEKTTTQTNVPQTISTLPTLQEQQSTVKEDIGISTTYRPVQRRITTTTTPPEIYSTLSARRAPSLAQVTTEVPSTSTFSVEEDLAFLNNLKTVLNTNNNDDPEAALANRVIALAVERSLNELQTGTPKSSSPPNVVNSIRTTRPTTTTTTMTTTTVYIPPVSTQSTPSIEDDIKQFEEDTKLLQALLKATGQDPSKFNIPTLPSVNKPNKDNQPSVLASPKTTTKPFGVKIAVKDELKNVQDDAQLLQTLIKLKDAQETTTQRNKIAITGQSSDEALQKLIQKAKPTAMVSEATKSSVSLSTEYGNSNDALLAALLKEQGFGPTTASSLDEQVRLAALLNQVVVTPKARRTTTPPPPPPAPRRPILDGLAWLWQQWRDTAPGAGGAGAGAAGAGGSRTNSRRPAPAQAQAPASSPTAAATPAPSRVNWFGSGPFVGNADDRPASNRIPLEPPRAVAAEQSPGRGQLVSAAINVTRAFSQFLGAAIQGAAQTVQNVIRAGQKAATDVYTNGSG, encoded by the exons GTGGAAGGTGTCCGAAATAGCAGAAGACTTTCAAACTTCGACTCGAGAGGCTCAACAAGTACGGAGAAGATTGATGATGCTCAGCCTACCTTTCGGTCCAGGAGTTACCGAAGACGTGATGAAACATCTACACCTGTAGCTAGAGATATCACCAGATCAAAATCCCGGAATAGGGCACCGGAACCTTTGACTTCCAATGCCGTCACAGAACAATCTCCAACAGATAATGGAAGGAACGAGCGATTTGATTCAAGGAGGACCAATCGGATACGAAGTCGACCTATAGAAAGTCAGAACGCCGTCACAACCTTTCCAAGTAGAGACAGTACTGTAAACAACAAGGCACGACAAAGTAATAGAAGATCACAGTACACTACAACTACAGTATCATCTTTAGCACCATCTTCATCAGTCACGAGTAATTTTAGGAGAGATGTAAATAGAAGAGCTCAGACAACTACCACAGAAGCGGTTACTATTCTCTCTTCGCCAACTCTTGATGAATTCAAAAGTGAAATCACAGCTTCTAGTTTCGATGATTTTACGAGAACGGTTCCAAAAGAAGAAGACATTACCActgttcaatttaaaaagagaAGCACGACAGCTAAAAGTGTAGAAGTAGAAACGCAAGCAAGTACAAAAGCACCTAGAACACGCGGGCGCGTCAGtccaaaaacaaatatcaaattagaTGATATGGCTAGTTCTGGTGCAACTAATATTCTAAGTATATCGGAAAATAATCTCATTGTAGAAAAATCATCTGAAGATGCAAAAAAATCACGTAAATTAAGGTACAGGACACGTTTATCGGAAACCGACACCAATCTCACGGGCGAGGGTATCACAActtcaaatgaaataattaaaacttcaaGAAAGCAGCTGAAACAACCAGAAAGTAGGACAACAACATTAGCTCCAACTGAAAGAAAAGTCCAGAGAAATGTAGAACGTAATTCTTCAAAGTCGTCGATCGTCAAGTCTATGAGAGTTGTTCGGCGACCAGTATCGAGAGGAAATGAAAACGGGACAACACTTCCAAAAGTGAAAACTTCAGATGAGATTGGAGACGATGATAACTATCCAGCAAGTTTTAAAGCTATAATTCAAGCTAAGAATGCTTCG ACACAAGTGAGCTCTCCACCCAGCGAGAGTTTATCAGTGAAAGCAACACATACAGCTATCAACACTAACACAAAAACCTCACTGCCTTCCAACACAAGTATTGAATCAAACAATTTTACACGG CTTCGCAGTAAATTAAACACAACTGAAAATGACGTAAAAAATGGAGACGAAAAACTAAGTGATTCTCCCTTAGATTCTCCCAAGCTCAAATCtgaagaatataaattaagagGTACATATTCTTCTAGACCACGAAAAGTAAaaactgaaaatttaaaaactacaacTACTACTAGTTCTCCCAATGCGGTAAAAACTTCATACAAATACACTAGAAAATTACGAACAACAACATCGAGTCCGGTTGATTTCAAATCGTCTGAAAGCCCTCGTAAGTTTAAAAGATTTGAATCTGGGCAATCACCACAGACTGCATCCCGACCACTTTATTCAAGAACAAAAATCggaaaaaatatcgataaacCTGCAGAAACTGTAACTGATGATAGTAGTAGAAACAATTTGAACACCAGTGTCTTAAACAACAGTGTGAAATTGCCAAGAACATCTTATTATTCACGTCTAAGAAATAATGTCAAGAACGGTATAACAACGACAGCGGAGTCTGCTAATACTGATATAAATAATCCTTTCAAAGCTGCCAAGAAAACAGAAAATACTGCTGAAACGCCATTAATATATactatgttaaataaacaaaccaAAGCTATGTCTGAGGAAACCAATAGCGATACAAAGGGAGAGTTTTTATTAGCTGTAAGTAGTAAAGAATCTCAAGAAAATAATGTGGAAACTGATCCAGTAACTAATGCCGAGGAGTCTGAAAACATGCCAGTAATAAACGTTTTCTCGACCACACAAAAATATCACGCTAATTACAAAGATCAGGGTTTGGGGAATGACCgacaaaaaaatgaatatgtaGCTACTTCGGCAACACctgtaataagaaatattcaaacaaGAAAGTATAcacgtaaaatttttaaatctaaagaaAATGTGGAATCTTCATCAGTTAATCCTGTATCGAAATCAAAAGAACGTGCACTCCGCAAATATAGTGATACTTTCTCGAAAACAACTGAAGCTTCTACTAATGGC ATTACTACCGATCCTGAAAAACCAAAAAGCAGATTTAGTTCAAAATACAGAGCCTCTAATCTCGATAAACCGTTTTACAAACCTACAGTACCAACAGTCACAACAACAACT GCTTGGCTGAAATTCTTCGTGACTGATCGTCAACTCACAAAGTCTATAAAGGAGCCGAAGTGGTTCGATGGCAATGATTTTAATGATGATACAACAGAATTAATATCAAGACAGAACGCTACAACGATGGCATTCACTCACCAATCATCTGAACTG GAAGTGGGTGAAGAAATTCTTTTAGGTCCAGACATGAACGCTATCTCTTTTACTCAAACACGAAGTGCATTGTCTTCAGCAGATTTAAGACTTTCTGAGAGTTTAGAAAAGCCATCACAGGTTATGAACGTAGAAGCCTCAAATCACTCACCATCAGTTACTGTCTCTATTTTTGACGCTTTGGCTGAAATTCTTACGTCTACACCCAGAATTCAAATATCTACAACAACAGACGTACCGCAACAAACATTTACAGATAGTGTTGTTAAGCAAACACTCAATAGCGTGAGTAGTAACAATAATGTAAATAGTGTCAGCGACTTTTCGAGTCAGGGCACATCTACGTCAACAGAGAGTTTAACTACAATAACTACTGTACAAAACACTGATCAGACTACACCTACTGTGCTTAACCGCTTGTCGGTAGAGGAAAGTGTTTCAACGTCACTAAATATGAAGGAGAATACAATGTCCACAAATAATCCCCAAACTACCCTAACTCCCACTCCAACGACTCCTATTTCCGCAAGGAGACCCTTTgccattaaagttttatattcagATACTGAACGGCCGACAGACGTACCAATGACTTCATCTAAATCCACAACCAAATGGAGTACGactgaaaatacaaaaatg ATACCTACATCGGCACTTAATTTAAACGATAGCAGTTCCTTTGGCATAACTACTGCCACTATTAAGCCGTCTGCTGAAAAAAGCACTGCCTCGCATGTTTTGAATTTACGCACTACTACAATGCTACCTTCTATTCATGAGATTCTGCTTAATAGTTTATCTTCAGCCACTAAAGAGGAAATGGTTATATCATCAATGAAAAGCTCCACTCCTGAACCAAGAATATTAACACTGGATATCGATCCGGag ACTAAACAAATCAGAACCGAAAAACCCAACGATGGCCAAGGAAAcactgtttttaaatttataccaaTAGACGAAATCACTGTTCCTCCACAAGAAACAAATGTCTTAACGCTTGCTTCGACTAAAGCACCTTCGAAATCAAACAACGAAAAAGAAGTACAAATCGTGACTCCAATTTCAGTAATGGAAATTAATTCACCAACACCAGAAATTCAAACaagcttaaaaaatattgatgaaCCGACAACAACCGTTCAGCCTACTGTTGGAACCCCTAATGTAATAACACTTGCTGATAACAACATTCAGTCAACAATGATAACTTCCACAACCAATCCAATAACAACAGTTCAACCTAAGATAGAAAGCACAACTTCCAATTTAAGAACGACTACCTTTAACAGTATAGAAAATTCAAACACGATAACGACAACagtgaaaaatgtaataactaCATTTGAACCTACAACGGAAAGATATATACCAGACCTGCTGACAACTTTAACAACTACAAGTATGCCACTAGTTACAACTACTGATATACCAAGCACCACAGAATCAGTACCAGTCCCAAATAATTCTATCTTTACAACAACAGAAATGACGAAAACTGCCACAGATGATATACAaggtaacaataatataaaccaGGAAAATGCAAATTTACTTCAGATGCTACAATCaattttatcaacaaatacaaaatcttCTTCGTCTCAAGAGATTGatcaaatgaaattattacaagCATTGTTATTAAGCGCTAAGGATAATGTAAAAGATAAACAGAAGTCACTACAAACTACCACTGTTCGCACAATACAAGACGAAATTCGTCAATTTGAAGAAGACACGAAATTTTTGAAAGCACTTTTACAAGCTACAGGTAGAGATCCAGCAGAACTTAATATTCCAAATCTCAATGACATAAAACCAACTTTGGCTGTAACGACAACAATGAAACCTATAACAACTACTACTCAAGCACCTGCGCCTACAACAACCTCtgtaataaaatcaacaacTTCTATAGCCGaagatttaaagaaaatcaaagaagaCACTCAACTACTACAGGCATTATTACAAGCCACCGGCCAGACTGTTGATACTTTAAATTTGCCAGTCATATCTGGGATAACTTCTAACGTGCGGATTGCTTCAAATCCCCGAACAACGTCTATTGAATCTAATCCTACAACTCCAATGAATGTTCGTCCAATATATACCACAATTCAATCAACAGAAAAAACTACAACACAGACTAATGTGCCGCAAACTATTTCTACATTACCTACATTACAGGAACAACAAAGTACTGTAAAAGAAGATATTGGTATTTCAACCACATATCGACCTGTCCAGAGAAGAATAACAACAACTACCACACCTCCCGAAATATATTCAACTTTAAGCGCTAGACGAGCTCCAAGCTTAGCACAAGTTACTACTGAAGTGCCAAGTACATCTACGTTTTCCGTTGAAGAAGATTTAGCATTTCTAAACAACCTg AAAACTGTATTAAATACGAATAATAACGATGACCCGGAAGCTGCTTTAGCAAACCGTGTTATTGCTCTGGCTGTAGAGAGAAGTTTGAACGAACTACAAACTGGAACACCAAAGAGTTCTTCCCCTCCAAATGTTGTAAACTCCATTCGCACAACTAGACCAACTACCACCACCACGACAATGACTACAACTACTGTATATATTCCTCCAGTCTCCACGCAAAGTACACCATCTATAGAAGACgatattaaacaatttgaagAAGACACGAAACTTTTACAGGCATTGTTGAAAGCAACAGGACAAGATCCATCGAAGTTTAACATACCAACATTACCAAGTGTAAAT AAGCCTAATAAGGATAATCAACCCAGCGTTTTGGCATCGCCAAAAACGACAACAAAACCATTTGGAGTGAAAATAGCTGTTAAAGatgaattgaaaaatgttcAAGATGATGcacaattattacaaacattaataaagTTGAAAGACGCGCAAGAAACAACGACTCAGAGAAATAAAATCGCAATCACAG GCCAATCTTCCGATGAAGCTcttcaaaaattaatacaaaaagcaAAACCAACAGCTATGGTATCAGAAGCTACAAAATCATCTGTCTCTTTGAGTACTGAATATGGAAATAGCAATGACGCTCTCCTTGCGGCGTTACTTAAAGAGCAAGGATTCGGTCCAACCACGGCAAGTTCTTTGGATGAACAAGTTCGACTCGct GCCTTACTGAACCAAGTGGTAGTGACGCCGAAGGCTAGGCGGACGACTACCCCTCCGCCGCCGCCCCCGGCGCCGCGGCGGCCTATCCTGGACGGCTTAGCCTGGCTCTGGCAGCAGTGGCGGGACACGGCACCGGGCGCGGGAGGCGCAGGTGCGGGAGCTGCTGGTGCGGGGGGCTCTAGGACAAACAGCAGGAGACCCGCCCCTGCGCAGGCTCAGGCGCCCGCGTCTAGTCCCACGGCGGCCGCGACACCGGCTCCTTCGAGGGTCAACTGGTTTGGCTCCGGACCGTTCGTTGGAAACGCTGATGATAGACCGGCGTCCAATCGA ATACCTCTGGAGCCACCGCGCGCAGTCGCCGCTGAGCAGTCCCCGGGCCGGGGGCAGCTTGTCTCTGCTGCGATTAACGTCACTAGAGCTTTCTCTCAGTTCCTTGGAGCGGCGATACAG GGCGCAGCACAGACTGTACAAAATGTCATACGAGCTGGTCAAAAGGCGGCAACGGACGTTTACACCAACGGCTCCGGGTAG